The following are from one region of the Macaca thibetana thibetana isolate TM-01 chromosome 2, ASM2454274v1, whole genome shotgun sequence genome:
- the EIF1B gene encoding eukaryotic translation initiation factor 1b — protein MSTIQNLQSFDPFADATKGDDLLPAGTEDYIHIRIQQRNGRKTLTTVQGIADDYDKKKLVKAFKKKFACNGTVIEHPEYGEVIQLQGDQRKNICQFLLEVGIVKEEQLKVHGF, from the exons ATGTCCACTATCCAGAACCTCCAATCTTTCG ACCCCTTTGCTGATGCAACTAAGGGTGACGACTTACTCCCGGCAGGGACTGAGGATTACATTCATATAAGAATCCAGCAACGGAACGGCAGAAAGACACTGACTACTGTTCAGGGCATTGCAGATGATTATGACAAAAAGAAACTTGTGAAAGCTTTCAAAAAG AAATTTGCCTGTAATGGTACTGTGATTGAACATCCTGAATACGGAGAGGTTATTCAGCTTCAAGGTGaccaaagaaaaaacatttgccAGTTTCTCTTggag gttGGCATTGTCAAGGAGGAACAGCTTAAGGTTCATGGATTCTAA